The sequence ccctttccttcaAGTCTGAAATTTACATTGGAATATATGATAGATCCATATGCATAATGCAAAACGGCCCTCGGCCCTCTTTCATATGCACCTGTCCAGCCAACGAGTGATCTTCAATTCGACTACTTATTATTAATTAAGTGAGATGGGCGGTCGCCGCCCTGGTTTCCGCGTTGCCGGTTATCTTCGGTCCGACTGATAACGCTCCATATGTATGCAACCAATGACCGGTAATTCGGCTTTCTATTTAGCTTACTTCTGGCTTCGAGCTGTTGTGTTCGTCCCCTTCATCCCCCTTCACTGTCAACAACTCTCAATAGAATAAAAGCAGGTATCAAATGACCCCCATAGATTACTCTCGtcttcatccatctcaCGAACCTAAGTTCTCACACTTCCCCTCGAGACGTTCAACGATCTTCTCGACCAAGGGTGCTGTCGCGACATCTCAGCCTTTGGCAGCTCAGGCCGGCCTGGAGATTTTGAACAGAGGCGGTAATGCAGGTGAGTCTTAATAATACTGCTGAAGTGAACTCTAATGGCAGATGGTGCCCAGCCGATGCTGCTGTCGCTACCGCAGCTGCTCTCAATGTGTGTGAACCGTCAATGACTGGTAAGTTAGTAGTTTTCACGTATTGGGAACATCCTTCTAAAAGTGTCCTACAGGTATCGGTGGAGGCGCGTTGGAGTCCCTATTTATAAGGCTTTCAAAAACGAACGGGCTGAGACTTCTCTGTGCTAGATGTCTTCTGTCTTTTCTATGACGCCCCAAGTAAGACGGTTAAGGGCGTTAACGGCTCAGGTCGTGCTCCTAAGGCTCTCACATTGGAATACCTTCGTTCACAGGGCATAACTGGCGATGCTGTGAATCTCATTTCATACAGTTTTTACTCAAACTGACTATCCTCCATTGGTAGATTCCCTTGACTAATCTCAACGCTGTCACAGTCCCCGGTGCGGCCGCCGGATGGCTTAAGACGATTGAGGTATTTGGCTCTGGCAAACTATCTATGAGGCAAATTCTGGAACCTGCCATCAGGCTCGCAAGAGAAGGTGTGCCGCAACATGAGCTGAACAGTAATCAAGTACGACTGATGGCTCTTGAGTTGTCTCGTTGTACTAACATTTGAGTTCAGTGGCAGACTGCCGAGCAGCTTATCAAGGAAGCTTCCCCCAACTGGAAAGAGTGAGATCTGGAACCTATCCGATACCAACGATCAAACTGATTATACTTGACAGAATGATGATGCCAGACGGCGTGAGATGAACGAAATGCCTTTTCATAGTTATAATAGCTGACACAATTGACATAGAATCCTCCTCAACCATCATATGTCATGACACATAATACTTTGGCAGATACTCTTGAAGCAGTTGCTGAGCATGGCCATGATGGCTTTTACAAAGGGCGAATTGCTGAAGGTAAGGCTTAGTCTCTTGGGGTTTCAGGCCCAAAGCTACACACGTGTTCACCAAGTATCAGCCATCGTGGATCTTGTCAAAAGCGGTGGAGGAGTCATGACCTTAGAGGACCTCGCCGAGTGTACTGCGGACGTTATACAACCCATCTCATACACTTTCAAATCGCACCATTCCCCCAATCATGAAGAACCTAGTGACCCTGGGCTTACTCTGTGGGAATGCCCGCCCAATGGACAGGGCATCACTGCACTCATAGCTTTGGGCATTATCGAGGCTGTCGAAGAAGTACATGGTATTGACGTGTTGGAGATTGACCATAACGGAAAGTTGTATCTGCATATTTTAATAGAATCCTTGAGGCTGGCGTTCGCTGATAGTGAGTGGTTGTTGTATTTCAAATTGCGATGGTTATTAAAGAAGAGCAGCCCGATATTATGTCACTGATCCGGACGTCGAGCATGTGCCCGTGAAGGAACTGCTATCTAAAGATTATCTTCGGAAGCGTGCATCTCTCATTGACCTCAATAAAGCCTCGATCATCGAACATGGTATGCCCGTTCAGTCATCAGACACCGTCTACCTTGCCACGGCGGATCGAGAAGGAAACAGTTGTAGCTTTATTGCTTCAAACTATGCCGGTGAGCACTTTTAATAGCTCTTGATTCAAATTTTGAATTtacatttttttttgttaGGGTTTGGAACAGGAGCTATTCCGAAGGGTTGCGGCTTCACTCTTCAGAACCGAGGGACTGGATTCACATTGATCGAAGGGCATCCCAACTGTGTCAAAGGCGGGAAGAGGCCATATCATACTATCATCCCTGGTATGGTTACCCATGGTGATGACCTTATGATGTCTTTCGGTGTCATGGGAGGGTAAGTTCGATTATGGATTGTATGAAGATTCATACTGATGGGACAACAAAGGTTCATGCAACCTCAAGGCCACATCCAAGTTCTTCTCAACAAGCTTCGAGGCTTTTCTAGTCAATCTACCCTGGACGCACCTCGTTTCTGTATATCGGCAGGACTTCCTGATAACGGCGTGAAAAACGCTGAACAAGGTGCTGGTGATATCGATAGCGAGATTTGGTTCGAGGACGGTATCGACCGAAAAGTCATTGAGGAGCTAAGAGGTGATCAATGTTCCCATCTCATAAGCACGCGATAACTGACGAGGAATAGGGATGGGTCATCAGTGCGAAATTGCAGAAGGTTACGAGCGAAAGATTGCAGGTAAGGGGCAGATTATCCAACGGGTGGTAGACCCCAACGGAAGAAGGGTATGGGCATGTGGATCAGATTTAAGGGGAGACGGTTGCGCTGTCGGGCAGATTTAATTAAAAATATCAGAAGTTCGGAAATAAATATTCAGTCAGGAAAAAATGCAACAGTCATACCCACTTTGTCTCACAGTATCATTACAGAGACCCTTGCCGCTGTGATATCGTTTCATTAGGAAGTAATTAGAAAAAGGAACGGCCACGAAGTTCAACGGGCGAAGGAGCAGATCAGAAGGACTCGTTTCTGCACTAATCTGAGTATTGAAAGCGATGACCCGAGATGATAACGCAATCAAGAACAGATTCATAATGACCGTCACGGGGGGAAAACTCAAGCAAAAAGTCCAGAATACGAACTCTATTGACCAGTAACTACAACAATATGGAATATACAACGAATGATATCTAGCACTGATACATTAACCCATCTTTCCTTCTACTCATCTAACATTCTAACATTCTATTCCCCGGTTTGACCAGTGCTGAGCAATAATCTCCTAACTTGCATATCGTCAAGATCGACACGATGCTCTGACTTGAGATGTCGCCGAACGTCGTACACTCTCCAGAATCGAAGGATACACCTCTTACCAGTCATCTCTTCGGAGTTCGACTTTATTAGAACTGCTGGAGTGTTAGCGGTCGTGGTTGACTCCGGGGTAGATGCACTACATCTAACAATAGATTGAAATTGTTCGTTACCGTCCACGTCCTCGGTAAGAGGTTCAGGACATCGTGGTGGAACGACGATATCACCGTTCTCTGGAAAGACGCCTAGTGCCCAAGCAGGACACACAAATCTCCTCATTTCTTTGACCATCCCGGTCAACATCCCGCTCTCAGACGCGGTTTTTGAAGATTCCGCGTATAGGTTATGTTTGGCGAGATGTTGATTCAGGTTGATTTTG comes from Cryptococcus gattii WM276 chromosome G, complete sequence and encodes:
- a CDS encoding Lincomycin-condensing protein lmbA, putative (Similar to TIGR gene model, INSD accession AAW44803.1) → MTPIDYSRLHPSHEPKFSHFPSRRSTIFSTKGAVATSQPLAAQAGLEILNRGGNAADAAVATAAALNVCEPSMTGIGGDVFCLFYDAPSKTVKGVNGSGRAPKALTLEYLRSQGITGDAIPLTNLNAVTVPGAAAGWLKTIEVFGSGKLSMRQILEPAIRLAREGVPQHELNSNQWQTAEQLIKEASPNWKEMMMPDGNPPQPSYVMTHNTLADTLEAVAEHGHDGFYKGRIAEAIVDLVKSGGGVMTLEDLAECTADVIQPISYTFKSHHSPNHEEPSDPGLTLWECPPNGQGITALIALGIIEAVEEVHGIDVLEIDHNGKLYLHILIESLRLAFADTRYYVTDPDVEHVPVKELLSKDYLRKRASLIDLNKASIIEHGMPVQSSDTVYLATADREGNSCSFIASNYAGFGTGAIPKGCGFTLQNRGTGFTLIEGHPNCVKGGKRPYHTIIPGMVTHGDDLMMSFGVMGGFMQPQGHIQVLLNKLRGFSSQSTLDAPRFCISAGLPDNGVKNAEQGAGDIDSEIWFEDGIDRKVIEELRGMGHQCEIAEGYERKIAGKGQIIQRVVDPNGRRVWACGSDLRGDGCAVGQI